Proteins from a genomic interval of Sparus aurata chromosome 21, fSpaAur1.1, whole genome shotgun sequence:
- the rgs5b gene encoding regulator of G-protein signaling 5b, translating into MCRALDSLPITCLEKAKELKALFGSLLQKSDHSITSQSKKNEKQSRLNEDEPSKWRESFEKLLCSQNGLCLFRAFLVSEFSEENIAFYLACDDYKTTKPSKLATKAKKIYDEFIGCDAPREVNLDHLTKAITKENMDHPKQSCFELAQEKIYTLMEKDCYPRFLKSSVYLEASRKAKTS; encoded by the exons ATGTGCAGAGCACTCGACTCACTGCCTATCACCTGCCTGGAGAA GGCAAAGGAGCTGAAAGCTTTGTTTGGAAGCTTATTACAAAAGTCGGATCACAGCATCACCAGCCAGTCgaagaaaaatgagaaacagAG CAGGTTAAATGAAGACGAGCCTTCGAAATGGAGGGAGTCCTTTGAGAAGCTGTTGTGCAGTCAAA aCGGACTGTGCCTGTTCAGAGCTTTCCTGGTCTCAGAGTTCAGTGAGGAGAACATCGCTTTCTACTTGGCCTGTGATGACTACAAGACAACGAAACCTTCAAAACTGGCCACCAAAGCCAAGAAAATTTATGACGAGTTCATCGGCTGTGATGCACCACGAGAg GTGAATCTTGACCACCTGACCAAAGCCATCACCAAGGAGAACATGGATCATCCAAAGCAGTCCTGTTTTGAGCTGGCCCAAGAGAAAATCTACACCCTGATGGAGAAAGACTGCTACCCTCGCTTCCTCAAGTCCTCCGTATACCTGGAGGCCAGCAGGAAGGCCAAGACCAGCTAA